TATCAGTAAATAAAAAACCGTAGGGTCTCGATAATTCCTTTTTCAAATCTTCAGGCATTACAAAGCAATACTCTACTTCACTATTATCGCGTATCTCCAAGGTATTGTTACCCCAAGTAGTTTAGCGGTTTCTGAAGAGGGATCTATGATAATTACCATACCGCTCCAATCGTCACTAAAACTTGTTGATCCGCAGACTGGGCATTTGGGAGTATCTGAAGGGACTAATGCTCTACAATTTTTGCAAGCTTTAAACTCTTTATTTTTCTCTGGCATCACTTGCTCGCCTTTGTCAACTCTTGTGTAATCCATTCAATTTTTCCTAAATAAGGTTGTTTCATCGTAAGAGCTATCCTTGGCATTCTTCCTCCACTAGTAGATACGCTAATTATTCTTGCTCTAACTCTATCGCCTTTTTGAATAACTTTCTTACTTTTTTCTCCAAAGAGAATACCTCTATTTTGATCATATTTTAAATTATCATCAGTTATCTGAGATATGTGAGCTAAACCATCTACAGGTCCTATATTAACATATACTCCATAATTATCAACCTGGTTAACTTCTCCTTCTACAACTTCTTGGATTACTGGAACAAAAGTTAACATTTCAAAACTTACTTCATGATATGTAGCTCCGTCTCCAAATATAATATAACCTTCTTCATTTACTTTAGCATTTAATACAGCTAAAACTAAACCTAAATCCTTAACCATTTTTTCCTGGTATTCTTGTCTTAAAATTTGTAGAGCTATTTCATCCAGAGGTTGTCCAAAATATTCTGGCGGTATACGTATTATACCTCTTGCTTTAATTAATTTAAACATAAAATATCAGACTAGATAATAATGTCTACCTTTATATTTTTACTCTTCTGTCTAAGATAAATAACTTTCACTCCTTCACGCTTTGCCTTATATCTAAGTTTAGTATCATTTGTAAATAAAAATAAATTATAATATTTGCAGATATTTATTAATGCATCATCAACTCTTAGATTCTCGTAACCATCTATATTCTTCCAATAAGTTTTATACTTATCTAAATATAACAAAGCTAAATTAGCTTTTTTACTCATTAATACACTCTTAGAATTAAGAAACTTGTTTAACTCTTTAATTACTACATTAGGTATGTAAAAAGTTGGTTTATAATCTAGGAATTGTATTATTTTTTCAAAAGGATCAAAACCGTAATATATATATAGAAGAATATTAGTATCTACTACTACTCCTAAATTTTTATTATTCCCCAACCTACTAATCTCCATCTTCCACTAACTTGTCTACTTATAACAACTCTTAAATCTTTATCCCATACTACTAAAGGTCTCTTCAATTCAACCTCTAGCTCGTCGTTTTTAATACTTTTTGCCACACCCAAAGTTGTTGAAGAACCTAGCGTAAGCATTAGTACCTCTCCTTTCTTTATGTTTTCAACTTTAACTAAATCTTTTGCCCCAACTACTCTTTCTAATAATTGATAATTTTCTATTCTCAAGTTCCATAGTACTTGTACGTTTTTATTATTTGATTTAACTACAACACTTCCAACTAAACTATCAGCTTTTACATATGAAGGATCTAAATTTGTTCCAAGTGCTACTAGTCCACCAGGTTTTGCTTCCTTAACTTCTAGATCTGAAAAACGAATAGATGTTATAGTTGTATACATTGGTTCATATTCAACTTTACCACCAGCTTTTTCATATCTTATTCCTGGCAAAATCTTTATTTCATCTCCTATCTCTAATTTCCCTTGAATTATGCTACCTCCTACTACTCCGCCTTTTAATTCATTATAAGGTGTTCCCGGTTTATTCACATCAAAGCTTCTAATGACTAGCATTATTGGATCTTTTGTTAAGTCTCTATTAGGTGTAGGAATATATTTTTGTATACCTTCTATTAAAGCATCTATATTTATCTTGTGCAGTGCACTTACTGGAATTATCGGCGCATCTTCAGCCCAAGTACCTTTTAAAAATTCTTTAATTTGCTTATATTGCTTATAAGCTTCTTCTTTGCTTACAACATCTACTTTATTTTGAACAATAATAAGATTTTTAATATTAACAATACCTAATGCAACAAAGTGCTCTCTGGTTTGTGGCTGTGGAAAAGGTTCATTTGCTGCCACTACCAGAAGCGCACCATCCATTAATGCAGCTCCAGAAAGCATAGTAGCCATTAATATTTCATGCCCTGGGGCGTCAATAAAAGATACTTTTCTAAGGAATTGTGGTTTTTCGTCACTGCCACATTGGTTGCAAGAGTATTCTGTTACGTATGCTTCTGGTTTGTTACAATGAGGACATAAGCCAATGCTAGCTTCAGCATAACCTAATTTTATTGTCATGCCTCTTTTTAATTCTTCGCTATGCTTTGAAGTCCAGACGCCAGTAATAGCCTGGACTAGAGTAGTTTTACCATGATCTACATAGCCAACTACACCTATATTAACTTCTGGTTGAACTTGTGGCCAAGACAAAAGGATAATCACCTAATAATTATACTGTTAATCTGAACTATATCTTGAGTAATCATATTACCCCTAACAGTTTTTTTCTTTCTTATTCCATCTTCGTCTGGATAGAACCCAGGAGGACCACTAAGTAATAATCTTCTTTTTGCACCTCCAGGGACATCAAATCTCATTGGAAAGCCAGAATTATCTGAACCACCAGTTATCTTGACTTTAAATAGTAAACCAGAGATATTTAACTCTACAGTATCACCTATTTTAGCTCCTATTAAATTACTTAACTTTGATTGATCAATAGAAATTTGAAAGGATTTAGTTCTATAGGCTAATGCCTCAAACTCATTAGCTCCATATTTTTCTGCTATACTTGGTGAAATCCAGACTTCATCTGCAGGTATATTGTTATCTATTTCAACTTTAAAATGAGTTTTTACTTTTACCTTTTTGTCTCCTTCTTGCTTTACTATCTGTAAAGTAATTAGTGTATCTAGTCCAAGTTCTTCCTTTAATTTTTGGCTAAGTTTGGCTATTGGTAAAGCTTTTCCTTCTTTCTCTCCTTGTATAGATTGAACTTGATCAGATGTTTTAACCTTAACTTTCTTTATTTTTGGCTCTTTTGTTTGCGGATCAGATATGACAATTTTAAAGTCTGGCAAGTTAGTATCACTTGGTAAGGTAAATTAGAATACAAGTATTTAAAATCGAAGTATATAAATTACGTATGCTTGGTGTCTTACTAGTTTTACATGGAAGTAAAATAAAAGAGTGGCAAGATGTGGCTATTCAATATGCTAATCTGTTAAGAAAATATTTTGATTTAGTTGAATATGGTTTTATAGAATTTAATCAGCCTAGTATAACTGAAGCAGCTAAAAATCTTGTAGCTAAAGGAGCGGATACAATTGTTGTTGTTCCATTACTTTTTGCTGCTGGAACTCATTTTAAGAGAGATATACCAAAACAGTTAGAAGAAATAAAGGGTGTAAAAATAATTATTGCTGATCCTATAGGAATAGATAAAAGAGTTGCTGAGATCTTGAAAGAGAGAGTTGAAGAAAGTTTACGTAGCTCCGGAGGCCAATAGTTCTGCTTTTTCTGGCTCGTATTTCCACTCCATTGGTAATTTTCCTACTCTTTTATAATACTCAGCCAATCTTCTTATTTTGGACTCGATCTCCTCTAATCCTCTTTTAGCTTTTTTATCTTTAGGATGTTCAAAAAGATGTCTTCTCACGTTTGCAGCCTTCCTAATCAAGTTAAATAGATCTTCAGGGATCTTTGGTGCTAATCCTTTCTCTTCAAGAATAGTAGTTATTTTTTTACCAGTAATTTGTTTTACTAGAGGAACTCCATATTGATCTCTAAGAATTAATCCTATCATACTTGGAGAGTATCCTTTCTTAGCTAATTCTTCTACTAGTAATTCTACTTCCTCTCTAGTAAACCTTACCCACTTTGGGGCACCACTTCTAACGGGTCTTGTTGAATGCGATTTACCGTTAGGTCTTTTCTTGTTCACAATACTTCACCTATTTACTAATGGCTTTAACGAAGTAGTATTATAACCCTTATTTTTAAGTTCTTCTCTTATAATCTTTGTTCCTTTTACCATGTTAACTAGTTTTTGAAATGCTATCTTTCTTGGCAATAATTTGAGTCCACAGTCTGGATTTACCCATATCATTTCTGGCTTAAAATAATTCAGTAGCATTCTCAAGTCTTTAGCAACTTCTTCAGCAGTTTCAACTCTCCTATTATGCACATCAATTACACCAACTCCTATTTCTCTATCCCATTTAGTAAATAGCTTTACTGGTTCATAGTTATAGTTCTTTAATGCAAGATTTATTTGATCTACATTTAATTTATCTAGGTAAGGTTCTAGGTACTTATATTCACCATAACAGACATGCATAACAACCTTCACATTGATACCTTTTATAGACTCATTAACTGCTTCTATTGCCCATTCAACTTCATCTTTATGAGTATGTATAGCTGGCTCATCAACTTGAATAATTTTAGCTCCAGCCTCTATGAGGTTTTTAATTTCTATATTAATCACTTTTGCTAAATCAAAAGCTAAATCCCTTTTGTTTTTATAGTACTCATTATAAGACCATTCAGCGATTGTATAAGGACCTGTTATAGTTATTTTTAGGTTTTCTGTATACGATGCTGACTTTGCGAAGAGAAATTCATCTACTAACATTGGTTTTATATATTCTACTTTTCCAACAACTGATGGTTTCCTATAATAATTAGTTCCCCAAACTCTTACTGGACCATAAAATTTAAATCCAGCTAATCTCTCCGCAAAGAACTCTACCATTTCATCTCTTCTCATCTCTCCATCAGTTGGTACATCAACCCCAGCTATTTGATGGTCTCTTAATACTGTGACTACAGCATCATCAAAAGCTTCTTGTAAGTCTTCGTCTGATATTTTGCCGAGTTTATGTAATCTAATTGCTTCTCTTAGCCATTTAGGTCTGGGATAACTACCTATAACTGTAGTAGGAAGAATTGGTAGCTCATCCATTCATTATCATCTCCTTAGCTTTTTGTAATAGTTTAAATTTTTTCTGGACTATTATTTCTGGTATAAAGTCATTAAATGAAGAATTTCCTATTATGAGTCTTTCAATTCCCTTTTCCTCTGCAGTGTTAACTATCCTTTTTATAGTTACTATTTTTTCCATCTTAGTTGTTCTAGAATCTAAAACTCCAAAGTAAATCTGTTTTCCTTTCAATAGCTGATAAAGTCTTCCAAGTTTATTTTTGTTGTTTTCTGTTACGTCAAATCCATATATGTTTGCTGGGATCTTCATATAATACTCAATTCTATCGAAGTCTATGTCAAAATAGGATAATAGATGAACTTCATAATTTATATTTGCTAACATAGACTTGTAAATTTCTGGTAATAATTCAAGAATTTCTTTCTTTATTCCTTTTTGAAAAATTGAAGGTTCATGAATTTCTATTATATCGCTTCTTATGTTAGAAAGCAAAGAGTTTACCGCATTAGCATAATCTCTCATAAGTTCTTCCTCGTTTTTATAATATTGGTTTTCAGAAAGCTTAAGAAAAGTTAGTGGACCTAAAATTACTGCTTTTAATTTTATTCCATGACTTTTTGCAAGTTCGTTTGCTTTTTCAAAGTATTTAATATAATTGTTATCTTCTTTGTAAGTTAGCTTATTTTTTATTACTATTTGTCTGTAATAGAAATTATTATCAAAAAATCTTGTCAGACTTTCTTTTTGCACATTGCTTAGAAAAGAATATGTTAAATCTTCTATATCATCCCACTCAATCATGCTGTCCGTAGAAAAATCTACCTTAAAGTCTTTCATCATAGAGAAGAAACTGTTCATAAATTTATATATTTCTTCTTGAAATTTCTCTTCAGATATTTTCCCATTATTTCTTTTTGATATTATTTTTGCTATTTTTATTGGTTTTGGATAACTTCCAATTAACGCAGTTTCTAACTTCATTAAGATAATTTGGGGGCAAGCAAATAAGTAACTTTCCCCCCTCCTTCCATATTGAATTCAAGTTGCATAGGTTTTTGCTCCGCAAACGCTACCTTAACATAGTCCGAAAGTTTTGTGAGTGAAATTATATCATTTAAATATTCTATATCATACGATGATGAAGATTCCTTATTAAATTCTATTTCAGCTAGGCTTCCAGTTTCTTTTGAAAATTCTACTTCAACTTTATTTTCGCCTTCTCCTCTAACAACCACTTTCTCTTCATTAGCAGTTATTGATAAAGTATCTGATACCTCGGCTATTTCACCAATTGCATTTTTAAATCCGCTAGCATTTATTGAAGCTTTTATATCAAATTCTAGATTTATTTCAGGTACCTCAGGTGGTAATACTTCCAAGTTATTAACGTTAAACACTCTATTGAGAGCACCACTTAATGTTAATTTAACAATCTCTGGAGAGTCCGCTTCAATAACAATCTCTTCTTTTCTTTTAGCCGCTTTAAGAAGCTTGCTCATGTACTGAGTATTAAAGCCGAATTTGAACTCTTCTGGGACATCATATTCTTTGAAAATTTCTTTTGGTAAGTCAATCTTTATGAGAGAAATATGAGCCTTATCTATTGCTATTAACTGTATCCCATCTGGCTTTATATCAAATAGTGCTTCATCAACAAGTTTAAGTAAAGCTTGAACTATTGCTTTTAAATCTCTCACATCATCATAAACTATTCGCATATTCACTTTCCCAAATTTATTTAATCTAATCACTTTCTTATTTTTTCTTATGGAGTTTCCTCGTATAATCATTTCTTCAGATAGGAGCGATTCTGGTAAGACTTTAATTTCCTCAGCTTTAATGAAAATTTTATCTAAAAAGATGAAAGTCAGAGGATTTAAAGTAGGTCCTGATTTTATTGACCCCAAGTACCACAAAATAGCCTCTGGTTCACCTTCAATTAATCTTGATTTGTGGTTAATGGGTAAGGAAGGCGTAATAAAAAGCTTAGTGAAATATGGTAAAGGTTATGATATAGGAATCATTGAAGGCGTAATGGGACTTTATGATGGTATAGATACAAATTATAGCACTTATGAACTTTCAAAAGTTTCTGGAACTCCAATAATTTTAGTTCTGAATTGTAGTAATGTAAGCAGTACCATAGGAGCAATAGTAAAAGGCCTAAAAGAATACAAAAATGTAAATATCCTAGGAGTGATATTTAATCAGATTGGTTCAGAGACTCACTATAATTATTGCAAAAATTCTGTAAATGAAGTAGAAGTACTAGGCTATGTAAAGTATGATAAACGATTTGTAGTTCCTTCTAGGCACTTAGGACTTTACACTACTGAAGATTATAGGGAAGCTAATGATACTTTAAACATAATTGCAGAAGAGATAGAGAATTCAATAGATATCGATAAAATAATTGAAATAGCAAAAAATGCTGAGACATTACCAGATATTTTTGAAGAGGAAGATAAGAGAGTAAATAAAGGTAAAGCTGCTATAGCGTATGATTCAGCATTTAATTTTTACTATGAAGAAAATATAGATTTACTTAGAAAAAAGTATGAAATAGAGTTCTTTAGTCCTATTATGAATGAACAAGTGGATAAAGATGTTGAATTAATTTATATTGGTGGTGGCTATCCCGAATTACATCTGAAAGAATTAGAAAATGCTACTAAAACCAAGAGCTGGATTAAAAAAGAAGCAGAAAAAGGAACTAAAATTTTAGCAGAATGTGGCGGTTTAATGTATTTATCGAGAGAGATTATAGAAGATAAAAGTTATAATATGGTAAATTTATTTGACATTAGCATAAAAGCCAAAGATAAATTAACCATAGGTTATACAGAATTGGAGACTTTGTATGACAATATATTAAGCAAACAAGGTGAAATAATTAGGGGTCATGAATTTCATGTATCTAAGGCCATAAACGTAGGATTAGATGTAAAATTTTCATTAAAAAACAGGGTAGGAAAAGGCATTTGGGAAAGAAAAGATGGAGCTACAGTTTATAACGTGTTAGCTTCATATTCTCATTTTCATTTTTCAACTACTAGAGGATTGTTGTCTTCTTAACTCTAGTTTTTTAACTCTGTCTAATACTTCTTCCAGTCTATCTATTTCAGTAGTATATAATCTTATTTTGAAAGGTAATTTTGACGTGGATGAGTGTATTTCTATATACCTTTTCTCTCTATTTTCACTAATTTCTGCGTTTACTAAGTGTCTTGAATGTAAGAATATTCCGCTTTTATCAGTTGAAAGTATCCCTTTTTCAGTTATTTTATAACTTTGAGGTGCCATAACTTCCATCATTTGTACTTTTACTAATCTTCTATAGACAAACATGTTAAACAAGAATAATGCTTCAAAATATGCTATATACACTAATAATCTTTCATAACCGATTACACCGTTTACAATTTTTAATAGTACCTCATCGTAAAATACAAAAATCGCTATAATATATATTATCATGTACATAAATGATTTAAAGTTAGCCATTGCAAATTCTTGCATTTTCCTCATATATTCCTCGTCTTTTTGAAGTATTTCCCCAGCTTTCTTTTCTTCAAAAAGGGTTCTAGCATTAGTGATATCAGATAAATATTTCCTCTCGCTTAATAACGGATTACTTCTCATTGTCATAACGCTGGTAATTCCCAAGATAACAATTATATAAAGAATATATACGGGTAAGAAATATTGAGGATATAATGATAGTACGAATGATAATACTATCATTAGTGCTTGAGATATTAGTATCATTTTCCAATTGTAAGGATTAGGGTATCCTTGGGGATAGGTAGACATGCCTAATATTAATATCTTTATTACCTTAATAAATATGTGTTTACTTGTTCTTGTTTTATTATCTTTACCAACATCATCAATGACTCTAATTAGTCACTATACTTATAATATTCCAGCAACTAATAATATCTTAAATATCTATGTTATCGAAAATTATAAAAATATCCCTCTTAAGATAGACGTTATATTTAATTTAACTTATGTTGCTATATGCATATTTAATAATTCAAAATTAAATATTACATACACAAATAATTCAATATTACAAAAGCCACTCATAAGTGTTTCTAATAACAAAACATTAATCGAAGTAACTTATCTATTCGCATCCAACATGACATTAATCATATCTTCACAATCACAAATGGTAAAGATAATTGGAAATGTAAGTTATATAAACGAATCAGTAGTGTCTTTACCATCTTATATAGATTCTAGTAATTCTTCAAATGATTATAATCTAGCTTATACTGTATATATATTAATATTAATAATTTCAGTGATAATGTTTATTATACTTAGGAGATATAAAGGTCATTAGTATATACGCTTTTATATTTTTGATTTAATGTATTTGTGATGATACTAAAATCGGAACTAAGGAAAAATCTTGAAGAAGGACTTCCAGTGCTAATATATGATTTCGATGGAAGAGAAGAAGAAGTTGATATGATGTTTTATGGTGGAAAAATAACGTGGAAAAGTATAAACTTGTTAAGAAAAGACGCTGGGGGACTAATATGTTACGTTACTACAGAAAATTACGGCAAAAAATTAGGCTTAGACTTTATGGTTAATATAGTTAAAGAAAAATATCCTAATTTAGCTAAAAAACCAGTTTATGGTGATGAGCCAGCCTTTTCACTTTGGGTCAATCATGTAGCAACAAGAACTGGGATAAATGATTATGATAGGGCGAAAACAATTAATGAACTTCATAATGTTATTTCACTTATAAACCAAGATGAAACCTTAGCTAGAGAAAAATTTGAAAAGGAGTTTTATTCACCAGGCCATGTGCCGATTTTGCTTTCTAGAGGTTTAAATAAGAGAAAAGGTCATACGGAGTTAAGTATATCTCTGCTTGAGTATGTAGGGCTAGAAAAAAGTGCAGTCATTGCAGAAATGCTTGATGATGGAAAAAGCATGAGTAAGGAGAAAGCATTAAGATACGCAAAATATAATGGATTTCTATTCATTGAAGGAAATGAAATTCTAAAAGAGGTGTCATTATGAGGAAATATGGAGTTGTTGATACTACGTTTTCAAGGGTAGATATGGGGAGTATAGCAATTAAAGTTATAAGATCTGAGGATCCAGATGCCGAAATAATTAGGTACACAGTACCTGGAATTAAAGATATGCCAGTAGCTGCTAAAAGGTTATTAGATGAGGGTTGTGACGGTGTTATAACATTAGGTTGGGTAGGAAAGACTATGTTAGATAAATATAGTTACTTAGCTACGAGTATTGGGCTTATCATGACTCAAATATTAACTTCTAGACATATAATAGATGTTACAGTTCATGAGGATGAAGTTGATGATGAAGAGAAACTTAAGGAGTTAGCCATAGATAGAACTACAAAACATGCTAAAAACTTAGTTAGATTAGTGAGAGATGGAAAAAATGCTTTAACTCCTTATGCTGGGAAAGGTTTGAGGCAGGGTTATGAAAATGCAGGACCAATCGATTAATCTAGGAATAGTAGTTGCTGAATTTAATTATGACATAACATATTTAATGCTACAACGAGCAATATCTCATGCTAAATTTTTAGGAGCTAATATTAGGATAGTGTTCAAAGTACCAGGAAGTTATGATATGGCTATAGCAGTAAAAGAATTATTAAAAAGGGATGATATTGATGCTGTTGTTACATTAGGTGCAGTAATTAAAGGTGAAACTAAGCATGATGAAATAGTGGCTACTCAAGCTGCGAGAAAATTGCTAGATTTATCAGTAGAATTTGGTAAGCCAGTTACCTTAGGTATTATAGGTCATGGTGTTACTCATGAACAAGCAGTAGAAAGGATAGAGGAGTATTCTACTAGAGCTGTAGAGTCAGCAATAAAATTAGCCAAAAGATTGAGAATGTTGCATAATTTACAAATATCTAGAGAAGAGATGGTGATAATAGAATGAAAATAGCTGAGATAAACCTAGAAGGATATAAAGAATGGACTGAAAGTTTAGGTTATGATAGGGAGTGGAAAATACAAAGTTTTCAACATAATTTTTTATCTGAATTAACGCAGCTAGCTTCAGAGATAAACTCCTTTGCTGTTACTTATAGATACGATTCCTACATATTACTTTTAGACGGCGCCGAAATAAGCAAAATAGATCAAGTCATAAGCAAAATAAGAGATCTTTCGCCAGTACCAATCAAAGTATGCTATGGATACGGAAAAACTTTCTTAGAGGCTGAGAAAAATTGTGAACATGGAGAGAAAATAAGCGATTTTAACGATGAAAAAATACTAGTCGCTCATTTTGATTTAGATGGTTTTACAAGGAGGAGATATTTGTTTGATGCGTATCTAGAAATATTTGAAGTTTATAACAAGATATTCAATATTATGCAAAATCTAGGGGGTTTGGCCTATTATTTTGGAGGAGATAATATTGGCGCATTTTTAAATGTAGAAATGTTAAATCATGTTAAAGACATTGTAGAAAGTATATCTGGGCTAAAAGTTGGAGTAGGAATCGGTAATAATCCAAGAGAAGGCTTAAAAAACGCAGCTAAAGCATTACACATTATTAGATTATATAGAGATAGGAAGATTGAAATTGTCCAATCTTAGAATAAATCTAGGAGGAATTCTTTTAGGTGAAGAGTTAGAATTAAAAGAGAACGTAAACGTTGAATTAAGTGAAAATAACGAAATTCTACATGTGGGTAATGGTTATGATTCAAGTGCAATAGACATGAGACAATTTATAATGCTACCCCCTTTAATAAATGCTCATACTCATATAGCTGATTTTACTTTTCCAGAAATTGGAATAGATAAAAGCATAAAGGAGTTGGTAGGTGATCCTAACAGTGAAAAATATAAGTATCTAAAAATCTATTCTAATAAGATTATTGATGGTATAAAGAATTTTGTAATTAAATCATTAAAGTTTGGAATTGTGGGATTAATAGATTTTCGTGAAGAAGGAATTATCGGTATAGTAAAAGCCAAAAATGCATTGAAAGAGTTCGTGAATATAAGATATTATGCTCTAGGTAGATTAGATTCTTTCGACGAAAAAGAATTAGATAAGTTATCAAAGATAGCTGATGGATATGGTTTACCTGATTTAAAATATCACAATGAAAAAGAGTTAACAAAAATATATCAATATTTTTCTGTAAAAATAAGAGCTGTTCATGTAGCTGAAACTAAAAAACAGTATATAAGAGATAATATCGAGAATTTAATTTCAATTTATTCTCCGAATCTTGTGATTCATGGCACCCACTTCACCGAAGATGAGTTTAATAGCCTCAAGGAGAAAGAAATACCCATAGTATTTTGCCCTAGGAGTAATCTTTGGTTTGGTGTTGGAGTACCTAATATTGCATTAGCTTATGATTCTGGGGTTAGTGTACTTTTTGGTAGTGATAACGGAAGCTGGATATCTCCAAATCTTTGGAAAGATTTAGAGCTGGCTTTACTTATAACGAGAATACAAAGACCAGGTAGCAACTATGCAAAAAATATTCTTTTATCGGTAACTGTAAACTCTTATAAATTACTTAATATTGATCTTAGCATAAAAGAAGGCAATAGGACTTATCCTATTTTGATTAAAGGAGAAGAAATTTTTCAAGCTCACGAAAAATATGTAGCGATAATAAAAAGAGCTTCAGATAATGGTATTTACAGTCTAGGAGCTATCCAAAATATTAGCTGACCTCCAGAATCAGTAGGAACTTCTATTTTCATCGGTATATTATTTCCAAATCCAACAGTCACGTTTTGAGAAATAGAACTCACTTTAAGTACGTCTTTTAATACTTCTATACTATATACTGCTTTTGACTGTGATTCTATATTTAGAGATTTTAAAGGTTTGTCTTGTCTCAAAACTGATCTGTAAGTTTTCCCAGACTCTTCTACGTAAAATACGATACTATCTTCTTCTGCAGATATCTGTACCTCTTCACCAATCAAACTCAAGTCTCTAGCAATATCTTTTAATACATCACCGTCAGTTGTAAAAGAAGCACTCAAATTTACTTTTGGTTCAGTAAGTTGATCTATTGACACTTTCTCCCCTTTTATGTATATGTTGCTTCTTGTACCAGTCTTTTCATCCCTTACAGTTACCTTTAATCCTGCTTCTGTTTCTTCAAAAGTAACTGTTGCACTTTTCGACTTAGCTTTCCCAAGAATTTTCTTTAAATCATCTATTTTAATCTTTATTCCTTGTGGTTTATCTATCGTATAATCATCAAGAAATTCCTTTGAAATCTTCAGTATAACCATTAGTACTTTGTCTTCTGTTAAATACCTTGAAAAAATACTATCTTCAGAGAAATTTAATACAATCTCGTCTGTAACTTTAAGTAACCCAGATAATAAGGAGTAAAAATCTTTCGCATTGGGATATGTTGCTTTAATCATTCTTCTTCATTTGATTTTTGTTGCTTAACTTTTTTAGTCTTTTTTGCTACCTTTTTCCTTTTCTTCCTATCAGATGCAGAATAATGAGAGGCTAACTCTTCAAACATCTTTTTGGCTTCTTCAATACTAATCTTACCATTAAGTAGATTATCCCAGATTTCGGTATTCTTCATTAAAAGTTCTATATCAGCTACACTTAATGCTGGAAGTTCTTCTTCTTCTGTCTCAGCTTCAATTTTCTCTTCTTGCTCTTCTTCTTTTGGTGTAAGTTCTTCTTCTGTCTCAGTTTCTGTAGATTCCTCTTCTTCTTTTTCTTTGTCATTTTCTTCCTCATCAAACATTATAAATCACCATATGCTAAGTTTAGTAGATATAAATCACCCCTTAATAAATCTCTAGTTACGCAAAGCCCCCTTGGTAATTTTTGTAATGTTTCGTAGATTGCTGAATAGATATGCGAATCATAACCACCTAT
The nucleotide sequence above comes from Sulfurisphaera javensis. Encoded proteins:
- a CDS encoding 5-methyltetrahydropteroyltriglutamate--homocysteine methyltransferase, which produces MKLETALIGSYPKPIKIAKIISKRNNGKISEEKFQEEIYKFMNSFFSMMKDFKVDFSTDSMIEWDDIEDLTYSFLSNVQKESLTRFFDNNFYYRQIVIKNKLTYKEDNNYIKYFEKANELAKSHGIKLKAVILGPLTFLKLSENQYYKNEEELMRDYANAVNSLLSNIRSDIIEIHEPSIFQKGIKKEILELLPEIYKSMLANINYEVHLLSYFDIDFDRIEYYMKIPANIYGFDVTENNKNKLGRLYQLLKGKQIYFGVLDSRTTKMEKIVTIKRIVNTAEEKGIERLIIGNSSFNDFIPEIIVQKKFKLLQKAKEMIMNG
- the pcn gene encoding proliferating cell nuclear antigen (pcna), which gives rise to MRIVYDDVRDLKAIVQALLKLVDEALFDIKPDGIQLIAIDKAHISLIKIDLPKEIFKEYDVPEEFKFGFNTQYMSKLLKAAKRKEEIVIEADSPEIVKLTLSGALNRVFNVNNLEVLPPEVPEINLEFDIKASINASGFKNAIGEIAEVSDTLSITANEEKVVVRGEGENKVEVEFSKETGSLAEIEFNKESSSSYDIEYLNDIISLTKLSDYVKVAFAEQKPMQLEFNMEGGGKVTYLLAPKLS
- a CDS encoding cobyrinate a,c-diamide synthase, encoding MEFPRIIISSDRSDSGKTLISSALMKILSKKMKVRGFKVGPDFIDPKYHKIASGSPSINLDLWLMGKEGVIKSLVKYGKGYDIGIIEGVMGLYDGIDTNYSTYELSKVSGTPIILVLNCSNVSSTIGAIVKGLKEYKNVNILGVIFNQIGSETHYNYCKNSVNEVEVLGYVKYDKRFVVPSRHLGLYTTEDYREANDTLNIIAEEIENSIDIDKIIEIAKNAETLPDIFEEEDKRVNKGKAAIAYDSAFNFYYEENIDLLRKKYEIEFFSPIMNEQVDKDVELIYIGGGYPELHLKELENATKTKSWIKKEAEKGTKILAECGGLMYLSREIIEDKSYNMVNLFDISIKAKDKLTIGYTELETLYDNILSKQGEIIRGHEFHVSKAINVGLDVKFSLKNRVGKGIWERKDGATVYNVLASYSHFHFSTTRGLLSS
- a CDS encoding DUF2208 family protein produces the protein MSTYPQGYPNPYNWKMILISQALMIVLSFVLSLYPQYFLPVYILYIIVILGITSVMTMRSNPLLSERKYLSDITNARTLFEEKKAGEILQKDEEYMRKMQEFAMANFKSFMYMIIYIIAIFVFYDEVLLKIVNGVIGYERLLVYIAYFEALFLFNMFVYRRLVKVQMMEVMAPQSYKITEKGILSTDKSGIFLHSRHLVNAEISENREKRYIEIHSSTSKLPFKIRLYTTEIDRLEEVLDRVKKLELRRQQSSSS
- a CDS encoding 3,4-dihydroxy-2-butanone-4-phosphate synthase → MILKSELRKNLEEGLPVLIYDFDGREEEVDMMFYGGKITWKSINLLRKDAGGLICYVTTENYGKKLGLDFMVNIVKEKYPNLAKKPVYGDEPAFSLWVNHVATRTGINDYDRAKTINELHNVISLINQDETLAREKFEKEFYSPGHVPILLSRGLNKRKGHTELSISLLEYVGLEKSAVIAEMLDDGKSMSKEKALRYAKYNGFLFIEGNEILKEVSL
- the ribC gene encoding riboflavin synthase; the encoded protein is MMRKYGVVDTTFSRVDMGSIAIKVIRSEDPDAEIIRYTVPGIKDMPVAAKRLLDEGCDGVITLGWVGKTMLDKYSYLATSIGLIMTQILTSRHIIDVTVHEDEVDDEEKLKELAIDRTTKHAKNLVRLVRDGKNALTPYAGKGLRQGYENAGPID
- the ribH gene encoding 6,7-dimethyl-8-ribityllumazine synthase, whose amino-acid sequence is MQDQSINLGIVVAEFNYDITYLMLQRAISHAKFLGANIRIVFKVPGSYDMAIAVKELLKRDDIDAVVTLGAVIKGETKHDEIVATQAARKLLDLSVEFGKPVTLGIIGHGVTHEQAVERIEEYSTRAVESAIKLAKRLRMLHNLQISREEMVIIE